In one window of Polaromonas naphthalenivorans CJ2 DNA:
- the secF gene encoding protein translocase subunit SecF, which produces MEFFKIRRDIPFMRHALIFNLISFVTFALAVFFLFSRGLHLSVEFTGGTLMEVNYTQAADVGKIRDTVAGLGLNDVQVQNFGTSRDVMIRLPAQKGVSTAQQSDTVLAALKTASPDVTLRRTEFVGPQVGEELAQDGLKALAMVVFGIMVYLAFRFEWKYAVAAIIANLHDVIIILGFFAFFQWEFSLAVLAAVLAVLGYSVNESVVIFDRIRENFRRYRKMNTEEIINNAITSTISRTIITHGSTQIMVLSMLLFGGPTLFYFALALTIGILFGIYSSVFVAAAIAMWLGIKREDLIKGPAKKDEDPNDPNAGATV; this is translated from the coding sequence ATGGAATTTTTCAAAATCCGGCGCGATATTCCGTTCATGCGGCACGCGCTGATCTTCAACCTCATCAGTTTCGTCACCTTCGCGCTGGCGGTGTTTTTCCTGTTCTCGCGCGGACTGCACCTGTCGGTTGAATTCACCGGCGGCACCCTGATGGAGGTGAACTACACCCAGGCCGCCGATGTTGGCAAGATCCGCGACACCGTGGCCGGTTTGGGCCTGAACGATGTCCAGGTGCAGAATTTCGGCACCTCGCGCGACGTGATGATCCGCCTGCCGGCGCAAAAGGGCGTCAGCACCGCGCAGCAGAGCGATACCGTGCTGGCTGCGCTTAAGACCGCCAGCCCCGACGTGACGCTGCGCCGCACCGAGTTCGTCGGCCCGCAGGTGGGCGAAGAACTGGCCCAGGACGGCCTCAAGGCGCTGGCCATGGTGGTGTTCGGCATCATGGTCTATCTGGCGTTTCGTTTCGAGTGGAAATATGCGGTCGCGGCGATCATCGCCAACTTGCATGACGTGATCATCATTCTTGGATTTTTCGCCTTTTTCCAGTGGGAGTTTTCGCTGGCGGTGCTGGCTGCCGTGCTGGCGGTGCTGGGTTATTCGGTCAACGAATCGGTGGTGATTTTTGACCGGATTCGCGAGAACTTCCGCCGTTACCGCAAGATGAACACGGAGGAGATCATCAACAACGCGATCACTTCCACCATCAGCCGCACCATCATCACCCACGGCTCGACTCAGATCATGGTGCTGTCGATGCTGCTGTTCGGCGGCCCGACGCTGTTTTACTTTGCGCTGGCACTGACCATCGGCATTTTGTTCGGCATCTATTCCTCGGTGTTTGTCGCCGCTGCGATTGCGATGTGGCTGGGCATCAAGCGTGAAGACTTGATCAAGGGACCGGCGAAAAAAGACGAGGATCCCAACGATCCGAACGCAGGCGCCACGGTCTAG
- the secD gene encoding protein translocase subunit SecD gives MNRYPAWKYALIVVVLLIAALYTLPNFFGEAPAVQVSSSKSTVKVDTTTLARVEQALKEANISADGITLEAGSIKARFGDVDTQGKAKDAIQKALTPDAADPAYVVALNLLSRSPAWLTSLNANPMYLGLDLRGGVHFMLQVDMQAALTKRAESLAGDIRLSLREKNIRHGGIARNGQAIEIRFRDSATLTSAKNLIQDQIPDLQMVEAPDGTDYKLTATIKPEAARRIQDQALKQNMVTLHNRINELGVAEPVIQQQGIDRIVVQLPGVQDTAKAKDILGRTATLEMRLVEDSAEARAAESGSGPVPFGSERFFERNGQAVIVKKQVILTGENLTDAQPGFDSQNQQPKVDLTVDAKGGRIMRDTSRENLKKRMAILLFEKGKGEVLTAPVIQGELGNRFQISGSMSVNEASDLALLLRAGSLAAPMDIIEERTIGPTLGAENITKGFHSVSWGFAVIVAFMATYYMLFGLFSGIALAVNLLLLVAVLSMLQATLTLPGMAAMALALGMAIDSNVLINERIREELRNGASPQAAIHAGYERAWATILDSNISTLIAGLALLAFGSGPVRGFAVVHCIGILTSMFSAVFFSRGLVNLWYGRQKKLKTVSIGTVWRPPSEGGLAKS, from the coding sequence ATGAATCGTTATCCGGCCTGGAAGTACGCCCTTATCGTGGTCGTGCTGCTGATTGCAGCCCTGTACACGCTGCCCAATTTCTTTGGCGAAGCGCCCGCGGTGCAGGTCTCCAGCAGCAAGTCCACCGTCAAGGTGGACACGACGACGCTGGCCAGGGTCGAGCAGGCGCTGAAAGAGGCCAACATATCGGCCGATGGCATCACGCTGGAAGCGGGCTCCATCAAGGCGCGCTTTGGTGATGTTGATACCCAGGGCAAGGCCAAGGACGCCATCCAGAAGGCGCTGACGCCCGATGCCGCCGATCCGGCCTATGTGGTCGCGCTCAACCTGCTGTCTCGCTCGCCCGCCTGGTTGACCTCGCTGAACGCCAACCCGATGTACCTGGGGCTCGATTTGCGCGGCGGCGTGCATTTCATGCTGCAGGTGGACATGCAGGCGGCGCTCACCAAACGCGCCGAATCGCTGGCCGGCGACATTCGCCTGTCGCTGCGCGAAAAGAACATCCGGCACGGCGGCATCGCCCGCAATGGCCAGGCCATCGAAATCCGGTTCCGTGACTCCGCCACGCTGACATCGGCCAAGAACCTGATCCAGGACCAGATTCCCGATCTGCAGATGGTCGAAGCGCCGGACGGCACCGACTACAAGCTGACCGCGACCATCAAGCCCGAGGCCGCGCGCCGCATCCAGGACCAGGCGCTCAAGCAGAACATGGTGACGCTGCACAACCGCATCAACGAACTCGGCGTGGCCGAGCCGGTGATCCAGCAGCAGGGCATAGACCGCATCGTGGTGCAGCTGCCCGGCGTTCAGGACACGGCCAAGGCCAAGGACATTCTGGGCCGCACCGCCACGCTGGAAATGCGCCTGGTCGAGGACAGCGCCGAAGCCCGAGCCGCCGAGAGCGGCAGCGGCCCGGTGCCTTTTGGCTCGGAGCGCTTTTTCGAGCGCAACGGCCAGGCGGTGATCGTCAAGAAGCAGGTGATCCTGACCGGCGAGAACCTGACCGATGCGCAGCCGGGCTTTGATTCGCAGAACCAGCAGCCCAAGGTCGATCTGACGGTCGATGCCAAGGGCGGCCGCATCATGCGCGACACCAGCCGTGAAAACCTCAAAAAGCGCATGGCGATTTTGCTGTTTGAAAAAGGCAAGGGCGAAGTGCTGACCGCGCCGGTCATCCAGGGCGAACTGGGCAACCGGTTCCAGATTTCCGGCTCCATGAGCGTGAATGAAGCCAGCGACCTGGCGCTGCTGCTGCGTGCCGGCTCACTGGCCGCACCGATGGACATCATCGAGGAGCGCACCATCGGCCCGACGCTGGGCGCCGAAAACATCACCAAGGGTTTTCACAGCGTGTCCTGGGGCTTTGCGGTGATCGTGGCCTTCATGGCGACTTACTACATGCTGTTCGGCCTGTTTTCGGGCATTGCGCTGGCGGTCAACTTGCTGCTGCTGGTGGCCGTGCTGTCCATGCTGCAGGCCACCCTGACCCTGCCGGGCATGGCGGCGATGGCGCTGGCACTCGGCATGGCGATTGACTCCAACGTGCTGATCAATGAACGCATCCGCGAGGAACTGCGCAACGGTGCCTCGCCGCAGGCCGCCATTCATGCGGGCTATGAGCGCGCCTGGGCGACGATCCTGGACTCGAACATCTCGACGCTGATTGCCGGCCTGGCCTTGCTCGCCTTTGGTTCCGGGCCGGTTCGCGGCTTTGCCGTGGTGCATTGCATCGGCATTCTGACCAGCATGTTTTCGGCGGTGTTTTTCTCGCGCGGTTTGGTCAACCTCTGGTATGGCCGGCAGAAAAAGCTCAAGACCGTGTCGATTGGCACGGTATGGCGTCCGCCTTCAGAGGGCGGACTCGCCAAGTCATGA
- the yajC gene encoding preprotein translocase subunit YajC, whose translation MFISSAFAQTAPAAAAGGSDMMSTLTGMLPLVLMFVVLYFVMIRPQMRKQKEHRTMIEALAKGDEVATAGGLLGKVIRLGEGYLTLEISPGVEVQLQRSAIVQVLPKGAINSAK comes from the coding sequence GTGTTTATTTCTTCAGCCTTTGCCCAAACTGCCCCCGCTGCCGCAGCTGGCGGCAGTGACATGATGTCCACCCTGACCGGCATGCTGCCGCTGGTGCTGATGTTCGTGGTGCTGTATTTCGTGATGATCCGCCCGCAGATGAGGAAGCAAAAGGAACACCGCACCATGATCGAGGCGCTGGCCAAGGGTGACGAGGTCGCGACTGCCGGCGGCCTGCTGGGCAAGGTCATCCGCCTGGGCGAAGGTTACCTGACACTGGAAATTTCCCCTGGCGTTGAAGTGCAGCTGCAGCGCAGCGCCATTGTCCAGGTGTTGCCCAAGGGCGCCATCAACAGCGCCAAATAA
- a CDS encoding indolepyruvate ferredoxin oxidoreductase family protein, with protein MNAPLPEHIRKALETVTLDDKYSIDHGRAFMSGVQALVRLPMLQRTRDAIAGLNTAGFISGYRGSPLGGYDQALWAARKHLEAQNIVFKPGVNEELGATAVWGTQQLDLYPQTNKFDGVFGIWYGKGPGVDRCSDVFKHANMAGTAKHGGVIAIAGDDHVSKSSTAPHQSDHIFKACGLPVFFPSSVQEILDMGLHAFAMSRFSGVWSGMKTIQEVVESSSSVSVDPDRVKIIMPEDFQMPPGGLHIRWPDAPLEQEARLMDYKWYAALAYVRANKLNYNVIASANDRFGIIASGKAFNDTRQALADLGLDEDTCHQLGIRLHKVNVVWPLEATITRDFAMGLQEILVVEEKRQVIEYQIKEELYNWRADVRPNVLGKFDEPEGDESGGEWSRPNPSENWLLRAKADLTPAIIAKAIAKRLTKLGVPSDIVARMQARLAVIDARERALVETKLETGERAPWFCSGCPHNTSTRVPEGSRAVAGIGCHYMATWMDRSTSTFTQMGGEGVPWVGQSAFTTEPHIFANLGDGTYFHSGLLAIRQSIASGVNITYKILYNDAVAMTGGQQVGERPEGHSVAQIAHSLRAEGVARLVVVTDEPEKYHGRTHTLDSSAARAGHAELINDLPPGIEVFHRDELDRIQREFRELKGTTIIIYDQTCATEKRRRRKRGTLADPAKRVVINELVCEGCGDCSVQSNCLSVEPLETEFGRKRQINQNTCNKDYSCLKGFCPSFVTVEGGQLKKPKKEKKGDLASLPAIPDPVLPVAENAWGIVVGGVGGTGVITIGQLLGMAAHLEGKGVVTQDAGGLAQKGGATWSHIQIANRPEAIYTTKVDTAKADLVIGCDPIVTANAYTLATMQPGRTFVAMNSHGAPTAAFVTNPDWQFPGGNCENAVRSAVGADAMASFDAEQVAVQLIGDSIYTNPLMLGFAWQKGRVPLSHAALMRAIELNNVQVDNNKAAFEWGRRCAHDLLAVQSLFKAAQVIQFVKKPSLAEMLNKRVVFLTAYQNAAYAQTYQAFVERVRVAEASLGKTTLTEAVARYLFKLMAYKDEYEVARLHTDTGFLNKVNAMFEGDFKLNYHLAPPLIASKNDKGELQKQQFGPWMLTGFRLLARLKGLRGTPFDVFGRSDERREERALIAEYRASIEEVLTGLTPEKHAAAVEIARIPELIKGYGHVKARHLVTARPQWAALMQAFRQPVSLQKKQAA; from the coding sequence ATGAACGCCCCCTTGCCCGAGCACATCCGCAAAGCGCTGGAAACCGTCACGCTGGACGACAAATATTCCATCGACCATGGCCGCGCCTTCATGAGTGGCGTGCAGGCGCTGGTTCGGCTGCCGATGCTGCAGCGCACGCGCGACGCCATCGCCGGCCTGAACACAGCCGGCTTCATCAGCGGCTACCGGGGCTCGCCGCTGGGCGGCTACGACCAGGCGCTGTGGGCGGCCAGGAAGCACCTGGAGGCGCAAAACATCGTCTTCAAGCCCGGCGTGAACGAGGAACTCGGCGCCACCGCCGTCTGGGGCACGCAGCAGCTCGACCTGTACCCGCAGACCAACAAGTTCGACGGCGTATTCGGCATCTGGTATGGCAAGGGGCCGGGCGTGGACCGCTGCTCGGACGTGTTCAAGCATGCCAACATGGCGGGTACGGCCAAACACGGCGGCGTCATCGCCATCGCCGGCGACGACCATGTGAGCAAAAGCTCGACCGCGCCGCACCAGAGCGACCACATCTTCAAGGCCTGCGGTCTGCCGGTGTTTTTTCCGTCGAGCGTGCAGGAAATCCTCGACATGGGGCTGCATGCCTTTGCCATGAGCCGCTTTTCGGGCGTCTGGTCGGGCATGAAGACGATCCAGGAAGTGGTCGAGTCGTCGAGTTCGGTATCGGTCGATCCGGACCGGGTAAAGATCATCATGCCGGAGGATTTCCAGATGCCGCCGGGCGGCCTGCACATCCGCTGGCCCGACGCGCCGCTGGAGCAAGAAGCGCGGCTGATGGACTACAAGTGGTATGCCGCGCTGGCCTATGTGCGCGCCAACAAGCTCAACTACAACGTGATTGCTTCGGCGAACGACCGTTTCGGCATCATCGCCAGCGGCAAGGCTTTCAACGACACGCGCCAGGCGCTGGCCGATCTGGGGCTGGACGAAGACACCTGCCACCAGCTCGGCATCCGGCTGCACAAGGTCAATGTGGTCTGGCCGCTCGAAGCCACCATCACCCGCGACTTCGCCATGGGCCTGCAGGAAATCCTGGTGGTCGAGGAAAAGCGCCAGGTCATCGAATACCAGATCAAGGAAGAACTCTACAACTGGCGCGCCGACGTGCGGCCCAATGTGCTCGGCAAGTTCGACGAGCCCGAAGGCGACGAGTCGGGCGGCGAATGGAGCCGCCCCAACCCGAGCGAGAACTGGCTGCTGCGCGCCAAGGCTGACCTGACGCCGGCCATCATCGCCAAGGCGATTGCCAAGCGCCTGACCAAGCTCGGCGTGCCGTCCGACATCGTGGCGCGCATGCAGGCCCGGCTGGCGGTGATCGACGCCAGAGAACGCGCGCTGGTCGAGACCAAGCTAGAGACCGGCGAGCGCGCGCCGTGGTTTTGCAGCGGCTGCCCGCACAACACCAGCACCCGCGTGCCCGAGGGTTCACGCGCGGTGGCTGGCATCGGCTGCCATTACATGGCGACCTGGATGGACCGCAGCACCTCGACCTTCACCCAGATGGGCGGCGAGGGCGTGCCGTGGGTCGGGCAGTCGGCGTTCACCACCGAGCCGCACATCTTCGCCAACCTGGGCGACGGCACTTACTTTCACAGCGGCCTGCTGGCGATTCGCCAGAGCATTGCCAGCGGCGTCAACATCACCTACAAGATTCTCTACAACGACGCGGTCGCGATGACCGGCGGCCAGCAGGTCGGCGAGCGGCCCGAGGGCCATTCGGTCGCGCAGATTGCCCATAGCCTGCGCGCCGAGGGCGTGGCCCGGCTGGTCGTGGTCACCGACGAGCCCGAAAAATACCATGGCCGCACGCATACGCTGGACAGCAGCGCTGCGCGCGCCGGCCACGCCGAGTTGATCAACGACCTACCGCCGGGCATTGAGGTCTTCCACCGCGATGAACTGGACCGCATCCAGCGCGAATTCCGCGAACTCAAGGGAACGACGATCATCATCTACGACCAGACCTGCGCGACTGAAAAGCGCCGCCGCCGCAAGCGTGGCACCTTGGCGGACCCGGCCAAGCGCGTGGTGATCAACGAGCTGGTCTGCGAAGGCTGCGGCGACTGCTCGGTGCAGTCCAACTGCCTGTCGGTCGAGCCGCTGGAAACCGAGTTCGGCCGCAAGCGCCAGATCAACCAGAACACCTGCAACAAGGATTACTCCTGCCTCAAGGGTTTTTGCCCGAGCTTTGTGACGGTTGAAGGCGGCCAGCTCAAGAAGCCGAAGAAAGAGAAAAAGGGCGATCTGGCCAGCCTGCCAGCGATTCCTGATCCGGTGCTGCCGGTGGCCGAGAACGCTTGGGGCATCGTCGTCGGCGGCGTCGGCGGCACCGGCGTCATCACCATCGGCCAGCTGCTGGGCATGGCCGCGCACCTCGAAGGCAAGGGCGTGGTCACGCAGGATGCGGGCGGGCTGGCGCAAAAAGGCGGCGCGACCTGGAGCCATATCCAGATTGCCAACCGGCCGGAAGCCATCTACACCACCAAGGTCGATACCGCGAAAGCCGACCTGGTGATCGGCTGCGACCCCATCGTGACCGCCAATGCGTACACGCTGGCAACCATGCAGCCGGGCCGCACCTTCGTGGCGATGAATTCGCACGGCGCGCCGACGGCGGCCTTCGTGACCAACCCCGACTGGCAGTTTCCGGGCGGCAACTGCGAAAACGCGGTGCGTTCGGCCGTGGGCGCTGACGCAATGGCCAGTTTCGATGCCGAGCAGGTCGCGGTGCAGCTGATTGGCGACTCGATCTACACCAACCCGCTGATGCTGGGCTTTGCCTGGCAAAAAGGCCGGGTGCCGCTGTCACATGCCGCGCTGATGCGGGCCATTGAACTCAACAATGTGCAGGTTGACAACAACAAGGCGGCGTTTGAATGGGGCCGCCGCTGCGCCCATGACCTGCTGGCGGTTCAGTCGCTGTTCAAGGCCGCGCAGGTGATCCAGTTTGTCAAGAAGCCGTCGCTGGCCGAGATGCTGAATAAGCGCGTGGTTTTCCTGACGGCCTACCAGAATGCGGCCTATGCGCAGACTTACCAGGCTTTCGTGGAAAGGGTTCGCGTTGCGGAAGCGTCGCTGGGCAAAACCACGCTGACCGAGGCGGTCGCCCGCTACCTCTTCAAACTGATGGCCTACAAGGATGAGTACGAAGTGGCCAGGCTGCATACCGACACCGGTTTCCTGAACAAGGTCAACGCCATGTTCGAGGGCGATTTCAAGCTCAACTACCATCTGGCACCGCCCTTGATCGCGTCGAAAAACGACAAGGGCGAGTTGCAAAAGCAGCAGTTCGGCCCCTGGATGCTGACCGGCTTCAGGCTGCTGGCCAGGCTCAAGGGCTTGCGCGGCACGCCCTTCGACGTGTTCGGCCGCAGCGACGAGCGCCGGGAAGAGCGCGCGCTGATTGCCGAGTACCGGGCGAGCATCGAGGAAGTGCTGACTGGCCTCACGCCTGAAAAGCATGCCGCAGCCGTGGAAATTGCCCGGATTCCCGAGTTGATCAAAGGCTATGGCCACGTTAAGGCGCGCCATCTGGTTACTGCCCGCCCGCAATGGGCGGCACTGATGCAGGCCTTCCGCCAGCCCGTCTCCCTCCAGAAGAAGCAGGCTGCCTGA
- a CDS encoding Lrp/AsnC family transcriptional regulator, producing the protein METLDKFDIAILNELQREARLTNTELASRVGLSAAPCWRRVRALEEAGFITGYRAEINRHKIGLGVLAFVRLDAARNTGDVLQTLEEAIRKIPEVVSCHYISGTGTFELQVVSRDLNTFSQFARDVLINLPNVKDLHTSFSLGEVKASGALPLGHLMASPTGNSSK; encoded by the coding sequence ATGGAAACATTGGACAAGTTTGACATCGCCATCCTGAACGAGTTGCAACGCGAGGCGCGACTCACCAACACCGAACTGGCGTCGCGCGTGGGTTTGTCGGCCGCGCCCTGCTGGCGGCGCGTGCGGGCGCTGGAGGAAGCCGGCTTCATCACCGGCTACCGGGCCGAGATCAACCGCCACAAGATCGGCCTGGGCGTGCTGGCCTTCGTGCGGCTAGACGCCGCCCGCAACACCGGCGACGTGCTGCAGACGCTCGAAGAAGCGATCCGCAAGATTCCCGAGGTCGTCAGCTGCCACTACATCAGCGGCACCGGGACTTTCGAGTTGCAGGTGGTCAGCCGCGACCTCAACACCTTCAGCCAGTTCGCCCGCGACGTGCTGATCAACCTGCCCAACGTGAAGGACTTGCACACCAGCTTTTCGCTCGGCGAGGTGAAAGCCAGTGGCGCGCTGCCGCTCGGGCATTTGATGGCTTCCCCAACCGGAAATTCAAGCAAATAG
- a CDS encoding PhoX family protein → MTHPINFNDENSNTSPNPSFDTVLQARLSRRGLLRGSVGTVGTSMLSGLALAGCGGGDDTPAVTPVPVPTETLLGFAAVAKTMADTVTVPAGYTASVIYALGDPLKAGTPAYKNDGTDTDFENRAGDHHDGMEWFGLDADGKPSTSTTTRGLLAMNHEATTDEKLSSFFVHANGGTSTLPRPAAEVDKEVALHGISVVEVKSTSGKWASVPGSSFNFRLTALSTNIQLNGPARGNALMVTKYSTDGTKARGTLNNCGTGKTPWGTFLTGEENWAGYFTRSAADDTTRNDKSVVALKRYGRNAAAASRHGWESAGTADQYARWEISQGVGAASADYRNELNTFGYIVELDAYDKTKTARKRTALGRFAHESAAFGKPVVGQPLAVYMGDDSRGEYIYKFVSAASWAAADASPTDRVTTGDKYLDSGKLYVAKFNSDGMGQWVELSIANSAIAGYAGYTFADQADVLVNARLAADAVGATKMDRPEWCSTNVVNGEIYFTLTNNSNRAVDSASMPPDSANPRVYTDIKGSSSTQKGNPNGHILRVKEASAGSTATTFSWDVYVFGAESSAAPGTVNLSSLTGEQDFSSPDGLVFSPSTGIMWIQTDDGAYTDVTNCMMLAALPGQVGDGGKKALSYTKTDGSALNVDTYVGKAPGADKLKRFLVGAKDCEITGLCETPDGKAMFINIQHPGEGTKMADIADPAKYTSQWPSNAGYGAGKRPRSATIVITKNDGGRIGS, encoded by the coding sequence ATGACACATCCAATCAACTTCAACGACGAGAACTCCAACACTTCGCCCAACCCAAGTTTTGACACGGTGCTTCAGGCCCGCCTGAGCCGCCGTGGCCTGCTGCGCGGCAGCGTCGGTACCGTGGGGACGAGCATGCTGAGCGGTCTGGCCCTCGCGGGTTGCGGCGGTGGCGATGACACCCCGGCAGTGACTCCGGTGCCCGTTCCTACCGAAACCCTGCTGGGTTTCGCCGCCGTGGCCAAAACCATGGCCGACACCGTGACCGTGCCCGCCGGCTACACCGCCAGCGTGATTTACGCGCTGGGCGACCCGCTCAAGGCCGGCACGCCAGCCTACAAAAACGACGGCACCGACACCGACTTTGAAAACCGTGCCGGCGACCACCATGACGGCATGGAGTGGTTCGGCCTGGACGCCGATGGCAAGCCGTCCACCAGCACCACCACGCGCGGCCTGCTGGCCATGAACCACGAAGCCACCACCGACGAGAAGCTCAGCTCCTTTTTCGTGCATGCCAATGGCGGCACCAGCACGCTGCCGCGCCCGGCTGCCGAAGTGGACAAGGAAGTCGCCCTGCACGGCATCTCGGTCGTGGAAGTCAAAAGCACCAGTGGTAAATGGGCCAGCGTGCCCGGGTCAAGCTTCAACTTCCGCCTGACCGCCCTGAGCACCAACATCCAGCTTAACGGCCCGGCGCGCGGCAATGCCCTGATGGTGACCAAGTACTCGACCGACGGCACCAAGGCGCGCGGTACGCTGAACAACTGCGGCACCGGCAAAACCCCCTGGGGCACCTTCCTGACGGGCGAGGAAAACTGGGCCGGCTATTTCACCCGCAGCGCCGCCGACGACACCACCCGCAACGACAAGAGCGTGGTCGCCCTCAAGCGCTATGGCCGCAACGCTGCCGCCGCCAGCCGTCACGGCTGGGAATCGGCCGGTACCGCCGACCAGTACGCCCGCTGGGAGATCAGCCAGGGCGTGGGCGCCGCGTCCGCCGACTACCGCAACGAACTCAACACCTTTGGCTATATCGTCGAGCTTGACGCCTACGACAAGACCAAGACCGCCCGCAAGCGCACCGCGCTCGGCCGGTTTGCGCATGAAAGCGCCGCTTTCGGCAAACCGGTCGTCGGCCAGCCGCTGGCCGTGTACATGGGCGATGATTCGCGCGGCGAATACATCTACAAATTCGTCTCCGCCGCCAGCTGGGCTGCGGCCGACGCCAGCCCCACCGACCGCGTGACCACCGGCGACAAATACCTGGACAGCGGCAAGCTGTATGTGGCCAAGTTCAACAGCGACGGCATGGGCCAGTGGGTCGAACTGTCCATCGCCAACAGCGCCATTGCCGGCTATGCCGGCTACACCTTCGCCGACCAGGCCGATGTGCTGGTCAACGCCCGCCTGGCTGCCGATGCCGTGGGTGCCACCAAGATGGACCGTCCCGAGTGGTGCTCGACCAATGTGGTCAATGGGGAAATCTATTTCACGCTGACCAACAACAGCAACCGTGCCGTCGATTCGGCCAGCATGCCGCCCGACAGCGCCAATCCGCGCGTCTATACCGACATAAAGGGCAGCAGCAGCACGCAAAAAGGCAACCCGAACGGCCACATCCTGCGCGTCAAGGAGGCTTCGGCTGGCAGCACCGCCACCACCTTCAGCTGGGATGTGTATGTGTTTGGCGCCGAATCCAGCGCCGCGCCGGGCACCGTCAACCTGTCCAGCCTGACGGGCGAGCAGGACTTTTCCAGCCCGGACGGCCTGGTGTTCAGCCCATCGACCGGCATCATGTGGATCCAGACCGACGACGGCGCCTACACCGACGTGACCAATTGCATGATGCTGGCGGCCCTGCCCGGACAAGTGGGCGATGGCGGCAAGAAAGCGCTGAGCTACACCAAGACCGACGGCAGCGCGCTCAACGTCGATACCTACGTGGGCAAGGCGCCGGGCGCCGACAAGCTCAAGCGTTTCCTGGTGGGCGCAAAGGACTGCGAGATCACCGGCCTGTGCGAGACGCCTGACGGCAAGGCCATGTTCATCAACATCCAGCACCCGGGCGAAGGCACGAAGATGGCCGACATTGCCGACCCGGCCAAGTACACCAGCCAGTGGCCCAGCAACGCCGGCTACGGCGCCGGCAAGCGCCCGCGATCGGCGACCATCGTGATCACGAAGAATGACGGCGGGCGGATCGGCAGCTAA
- the mltA gene encoding murein transglycosylase A has protein sequence MNTSNSSAPSASSKSKAMICSWKAVEGLTRWLPSLRKASIIAIAAGLAACTSVPLPPASSYPDGVQAPAVVLRPGEAGPLPPPRLQGKSRWVAVHWAELPGFEEDSLFEAWNAWIKSCERPGPVFAPLCGEVRRLSIASPREQRDWMVARLQPYRVESLQGVSEGLLTSYYEPVLKASRQPGAGYDVPLYRPPTGLGNRRPWFSRQEIDTLPEARAALRGREIAWVDDPVEVLSLHIQGSGRLNITEPDGSRRVVRVAYAGSNEQPFRSVTQWLLDQGEGRMVAPWVESTKAWAAKKPQRVQQMLWSNPRYTFFQEQPLSDFDAAFGPKGAQGVALTPGRSIAVDPGSIPYGTPVWLASSGNAATLQKLVLAQDTGSAIVGAVRADYFAGTGVDAGLLASRVNQPLRLWALWPK, from the coding sequence ATGAACACCAGCAACAGCAGCGCACCCAGCGCTTCGAGTAAAAGTAAGGCCATGATCTGTTCCTGGAAAGCGGTTGAAGGCTTGACGCGCTGGCTGCCGTCGTTGCGCAAGGCGTCAATTATCGCCATCGCCGCAGGGCTGGCGGCCTGCACCAGCGTGCCCCTGCCGCCTGCGTCTTCTTATCCGGACGGCGTGCAAGCCCCGGCCGTGGTGCTGCGCCCTGGCGAGGCGGGTCCGCTGCCGCCGCCCCGGCTGCAGGGGAAAAGCCGCTGGGTTGCGGTGCACTGGGCCGAATTGCCGGGGTTCGAGGAAGACTCGCTGTTTGAAGCCTGGAACGCCTGGATCAAGAGCTGCGAGCGGCCCGGCCCGGTGTTTGCCCCGCTGTGCGGCGAGGTGCGGCGACTGAGCATTGCCTCGCCCCGCGAGCAGCGCGACTGGATGGTCGCCCGGCTGCAGCCCTACCGCGTCGAGTCGCTGCAAGGGGTGTCCGAAGGCCTGCTCACCAGCTATTACGAGCCGGTGCTCAAGGCCAGCCGCCAGCCGGGCGCCGGTTATGACGTGCCCCTGTACCGGCCGCCCACGGGCCTGGGCAACCGCCGGCCGTGGTTTTCGCGCCAGGAAATAGACACCCTGCCCGAGGCGCGCGCCGCATTGCGCGGCCGCGAAATTGCCTGGGTGGACGACCCGGTCGAAGTGCTGTCGCTGCATATCCAGGGCTCGGGCAGGCTGAACATCACCGAGCCCGACGGCTCCCGGCGTGTGGTCCGCGTGGCCTATGCCGGTTCCAACGAGCAGCCTTTTCGCAGCGTCACCCAGTGGCTGCTGGACCAGGGCGAAGGCCGCATGGTCGCGCCCTGGGTCGAATCGACCAAGGCATGGGCCGCGAAAAAGCCCCAGCGCGTGCAGCAAATGCTCTGGAGCAACCCGCGCTACACCTTTTTCCAGGAGCAGCCCCTGAGCGACTTTGACGCAGCGTTTGGCCCCAAGGGCGCGCAGGGCGTGGCCCTGACGCCCGGCCGCTCCATCGCCGTCGATCCGGGCAGCATTCCCTACGGCACGCCGGTCTGGCTGGCATCGAGCGGCAATGCGGCCACGCTGCAAAAGCTGGTGCTGGCGCAGGACACGGGCAGCGCCATCGTGGGCGCTGTCCGCGCCGACTATTTTGCGGGCACGGGCGTTGACGCCGGCCTGCTGGCTTCGCGCGTCAACCAGCCGCTGCGGCTGTGGGCGCTGTGGCCCAAATAA